The segment GTGTAGAGGAGCCCCCAGTCGGGCGCGCGTCCCATGCGCTCGGCAGCCATGTCATAGGCCGCAATCGCGTCCTCGAACCGCATGGTGACCCGCAACAGGTCCGCCAGCGCGCGCGGCGCGTCGGCGCGGTCTGGGCGTTCGGAGGACATGGCCCGCAGCAATCGTATCGCCGCGTCGCTCTCGCCCCGCGCATGCAGCGCGTCGGCAACGCCGAGCCGGGCGTACCAGCCATAGGGCGAACGGGGGTCGACCTTCCCGTAGACCTCGATCGCAAGATCGCTGCGCTCGCGGGCTTCCAGAAGCTGGGCGAGGGTGAATTTCGCACCCGCATCGTCGGGTGCCAGATCGAGCGCCATCCGGATAAAGAGCAATGCCTCGGTCCGCAACTGCTCCCGGTTCAACAGGCTCGCCACGTTGCGAAACACTTCGGACACGCCTTCGCGGACATCCGCGACAAGTCGGTCGGGATCCGCGCGCCCCTCGGTCACCGCACGGGTCGGTTCAATGAGCAGCGTCTGGGGGTTGCGCGCGATAAAATCGGCGGCCAGCGAGGCGCCCTCCTCCGGTTTGCCGTTGCGGACAAGAAAACGGGCGAATTCATCGACAAGCTGCAAAGAGGGCCGATCTCCAGACGCCGCGAGGGTTTTTCGGAAGGCCGCTTCGGCCGCCGCAACATCGCCCCCGATATCGGCGATCAACGCCTGGTGGAAACCGGCCACCGGCGCGAGCCCGGCATTCTGCGCCATGGTGTCGAGGGCCGCGAGACCATCTGCCGTCCGGCCCTCGCCGGCAAGGGACCATGCTTTCAGCAACGGGGCGATGATGCCGTTGACCCCGGATTCCGGGACGGTTTCCAGCAGTGCCAGAGACCTCGCATGGTCACCCGCGTGCACGGCGCGCACGACGAGCGTATAGACAATCAGCGGGTCCTCGGGGCGGGTGGCGATGAGGTCTTCCGCGATGGCCGCAGCGTCATCGAAACGCCCCGCTCCCACCATCACCAGATGGGCGCGCCGCCGCATGATTTCACTTTTCGGGACCTCGCCGAGTACGCCCGCCGTCAGGTCGGCCGCCGCCACCAGGTTGCCGACGGACTCGGCATGCCGGGCCGCCAGGAAACGTCCGGCGACCGATTGGCCGGCGTCAAAGGCCTCGCCGTCGATATCAGTTTGCAACCCCGGTGACCCGGAACGACCAGACGTCGCGGCTTGCGCGGTCAGCACAGAGGCGCCCAGGAGTGCCGCGATTGTCAGGCCAGCCGATAGGGAGATTTTCATGCGCATCACTTTTCCGAGCCGATTCAAAATATTTATGCCTGTCGCGTACCGGTGTCGAATCTATCCGGACCGGACAGTCCGGACGTCACAACTTGTCGTGACGCAACAGTCATACAAAGTGTCTTCTACATATTGGGATAGTTCGGCCCACCGCCACCCTCGGGTGCAACCCAGACGATATTCTGTGTCGGATCCTTGATGTCGCAGGTTTTGCAGTGCACGCAGTTCTGGGCGTTGATCTGCAGGCGGGGGTTGGACCCTTCGTCATCGGTCAGGATTTCATAGACCGACGCGGGGCAGAAGCGCTGCTCGGGCGCGTCATAGAGTTCCAGATTGACCGTGATCGGCACATCCGGGTCCTTCAACGTGAGATGCGCGGGCTGGTTCTCCTCATGGTTTGTGTTCGATATGAACACCGACGACAGCTTGTCGAAGCTGACCTCGCCATCGGGCTTGGGATAGTCGATGGGGGTGTGCTTGTCCTTCGTCTCCAGTGTTTCATGGTCTGCATGACCATGCTTCATCGTCCAGGGCGCGCGCCCGCGCAGCACGACCTGATCGAACCCGGACAACAACGTCCCCATGTACAGGCCGAACCTGAAGGCCGGGCGAAAGTTCCGCGCCCGGGTCAGTTCCTTGTAGGCCCAGGATGCCTTGAAGGCCGATGTGAAGCCCTCAAGCAGCGGCGGGGGGGCATCGTCGGAAGTGAGCGCCGCGAAGGCCGCATCCGCCGCGACCATCCCTGATTTCATCGCCGTGTGGGTGCCCTTGATTTTGGGCACGTTCAAGGTGCCGGCCTCACAGCCAATCAAGGCCCCGCCGGGGAACACCATCTCGGGCAGGGATTGCACCCCGCCCTCGTTCAGCGCCCGCGCGCCATAGGAGATGCGTTTGCCGCCCTCAAAGACGGGCCGCACCGACGGGTGGGTCTTGAAACGCTGGAACTCGTCAAACGGTGAGAGATAGGGGTTCTTGTAGTCGAGCCCGATGACGTAGCCGACCGCCACCTGATTGTCCTCCAGGTGATACAGGAACGAGCCGCCATAGGTCTTCGTGTCCAGCGGCCAGCCCGCCGTGTGCATCACCAGGCCGGGCTTGTGTTGTTCGGGGTCGACCTCCCACAGCTCCTTGATCCCGATCCCGTAGGTCTGAGCCTCGACATTCGCGCGCAGATCGAACCGGTCCATCAGCTGGCGGCCCAGTTGTCCCCGGCAGCCTTCGGCAAAGAAGGTGTAGCGGGCGTGAAGTTCGATGCCTTGCGTGTAATTGGCGGTCGGCTCGCCGTCGACGCCGATGCCCATATCGCCGGTTGCCACGCCGCGCACCGCGCCGTCCTCATCGAACAGGACTTCCGAGGCAGCAAAACCGGGATAGATCTCGA is part of the Alphaproteobacteria bacterium genome and harbors:
- a CDS encoding tetratricopeptide repeat protein, yielding MRMKISLSAGLTIAALLGASVLTAQAATSGRSGSPGLQTDIDGEAFDAGQSVAGRFLAARHAESVGNLVAAADLTAGVLGEVPKSEIMRRRAHLVMVGAGRFDDAAAIAEDLIATRPEDPLIVYTLVVRAVHAGDHARSLALLETVPESGVNGIIAPLLKAWSLAGEGRTADGLAALDTMAQNAGLAPVAGFHQALIADIGGDVAAAEAAFRKTLAASGDRPSLQLVDEFARFLVRNGKPEEGASLAADFIARNPQTLLIEPTRAVTEGRADPDRLVADVREGVSEVFRNVASLLNREQLRTEALLFIRMALDLAPDDAGAKFTLAQLLEARERSDLAIEVYGKVDPRSPYGWYARLGVADALHARGESDAAIRLLRAMSSERPDRADAPRALADLLRVTMRFEDAIAAYDMAAERMGRAPDWGLLYTRGIALERAKRWDRAEQDFLKALDVAPDQPLVLNYLGYSWVEQGVHLERARKMIETAVEKRPRDGYITDSLGWVLYRLGDFENAVVHLERAVALEPGDPVINDHLGDAYWVVGRKLEARFQWLRSLSLEPDRDVETEIRQKLDGKKVPKPLPPGKKRDL
- a CDS encoding electron transfer flavoprotein-ubiquinone oxidoreductase; translation: MSEQPTERESMAYDVVIVGAGPSGLSAAIRLKQRAAEADAEIGVCVLEKGSEVGAHILSGAVLETRALDELIPDWRDRDAPIKTPVSDEKFLFLRETGATSIPTALLPPALKNHGNHIISLGNLCRWLGEQAEALGVEIYPGFAASEVLFDEDGAVRGVATGDMGIGVDGEPTANYTQGIELHARYTFFAEGCRGQLGRQLMDRFDLRANVEAQTYGIGIKELWEVDPEQHKPGLVMHTAGWPLDTKTYGGSFLYHLEDNQVAVGYVIGLDYKNPYLSPFDEFQRFKTHPSVRPVFEGGKRISYGARALNEGGVQSLPEMVFPGGALIGCEAGTLNVPKIKGTHTAMKSGMVAADAAFAALTSDDAPPPLLEGFTSAFKASWAYKELTRARNFRPAFRFGLYMGTLLSGFDQVVLRGRAPWTMKHGHADHETLETKDKHTPIDYPKPDGEVSFDKLSSVFISNTNHEENQPAHLTLKDPDVPITVNLELYDAPEQRFCPASVYEILTDDEGSNPRLQINAQNCVHCKTCDIKDPTQNIVWVAPEGGGGPNYPNM